A stretch of Podospora bellae-mahoneyi strain CBS 112042 chromosome 5, whole genome shotgun sequence DNA encodes these proteins:
- a CDS encoding hypothetical protein (EggNog:ENOG503P04X; antiSMASH:Cluster_2), producing MTVMTEPSQRRTYIRHEPQQRLVLALCQVPVSVLDSLSNTANMRCHIFTSILSFLFFSLFLPCVLGQVLRDDSPIWVQGAFEDATVTANDTSYNAGGTITVNGFVLNIPRNLLVQFPAAWVPWRDFVANKSDFIGFETLVMGNTIEGDPRVGQVVITEFFEGLSFGFIESLNYTDGSMKIENGPTVRISDPNGVFSVGYDGAPFMTADDQSPSITAFSGFPMCIPRNGSDPLCPLSNRPTGRPGIFRAPNPLVMAPFLPGDLITFSGFRRGDEVIAFSIVAQNVQITTGDDIVYIRMELALLGIFSPSPAAEIADSRFIGFSSNPRTSVTLYALDVNPCTGETTERMIAGVGLRGGRNFQNKFEYRNEILFGYTREYRAVAEIDGIPITRRTRNGILAGSYIQPVNVWVQTEMDIPGLFANGVPFEFREMEFLTKGVGRDENGNIWGPLDPFPQSLVPISAPNCGEVNSRREAEGREPVKGPVRSRIQRRRTFGSRFGRMKAEAVAGADNKGTEEPEVVVAPAEIAAIEEKAKLDAVLEQDQIESLFGDGPQLQ from the exons ATGACTGTGATGACTGAGCCGTCACAGAGAAGAACCTATATAAGACATGAGCCTCAACAGAGACTTGTGCTGGCTCTATGTCAGGTACCCGTATCCGTCCTTGACTCGCTCAGCAACACTGCCAACATGAGGTGTCACATCTTCACCTCGatcctctcttttctctttttctctttgttCCTCCCTTGTGTCCTCGGCCAGGTCCTCCGAGATGACTCTCCTATCTGGGTACAGGGAGCGTTCGAGGACGCAACCGTCACCGCCAATGACACATCCTACAACGCCGGCGGTACAATCACCGTCAACGGCTTCGTTTTGAACATCCCCAGAAACCTCTTGGTCCAGTTTCCTGCCGCGTGGGTGCCGTGGAGAGACTTTGTCGCGAACAAGTCAGACTTCATCGGGTTTGAGACCTTG GTCATGGGCAACACTATCGAGGGAGACCCCCGTGTCGGTCAGGTGGTAATCACCGAGTTCTTCGAGGGCCTCAGCTTCGGCTTCATCGAGTCCCTCAATTACACTGATGGTAGCATGAAGATCGAGAACGGACCTACCGTCCGCATCAGCGATCCCAACGGTGTCTTCTCTGTTGGGTATGACGGTGCGCCGTTCATGACGGCGGATGATCAAAGTCCCAGCATCACTGCGTTTTCAGGATTTCCTATGTGTATCCCCCGCAACGGTTCTGATCCCTTGTGTCCGTTGAGCAATCGGCCTACTGGCCGTCCCGGAATCTT CCGCGCCCCCAACCCATTGGTCAtggcccccttcctcccggGCGATCTCATCACCTTCAGTGGCTTCCGGCGCGGCGACGAAGTCATCGCCTTCAGCATCGTCGCCCAAAACGTTCAAATCACCACTGGTGATGACATTGTCTACATCCGCATGGAGCTCGCTCTCCTCGGTATCTTCAGTCCCAGCCCGGCAGCTGAAATCGCTGACTCCAGA TTCAtcggcttctcctccaacccccgcACCTCGGTAACCCTCTACGCCCTCGACGTAAACCCCTGCACAGGCGAGACAACAGAACGCATGATCGCCGGCGTCGGTCTTCGCGGTGGACGTAACTTCCAGAACAAGTTCGAGTACCGCAATGAGATCCTGTTTGGCTACACAAGGGAGTATCGTGCCGTAGCCGAGATTGACGGTATCCCCATCACCCGGAGGACCAGGAACGGAATTCTGGCAGGGAGCTACATCCAACCTGTGAACGTGTGGGTTCAGACCGAGATGGACATCCCGGGGTTGTTCGCCAACGGCGTGCCGTTTGAGTTTCGGGAGATGGAGTTCTTGACCAAGGGCGTTGGGAGGGACGAGAATGGGAATATCTGGGGTCCGTTGGATCCGTTTCCGCAGTCGTTGGTGCCGATTTCTGCGCCGAACTGTGGGGAGGTTAACTCGAGGAGGGAAGCCGAAGGTCGTGAACCGGTCAAGG GTCCTGTGAGATCGCGGATCCAAAGACGGAGGACGTTTGGGTCGCGATTTGGCCGAATGAAGGCTGAGGCAGTTGCTGGCGCGGACAACAAAGGCACCGAGGAGCcagaggttgttgttgctccTGCGGAAATCGCAGCTattgaggagaaggcgaagctTGATGCTGTGTTGGAGCAAGATCAGATTGAATCTTTGTTTGGTGACGGACCCCAACTACAATGA
- a CDS encoding hypothetical protein (CAZy:AA1; antiSMASH:Cluster_2; EggNog:ENOG503NW8V; COG:Q), with the protein MVLFSYLKLAALAVALASHLSKAHLLHRPEDASSEKITGSHDHLGFRSETEDHHLVKRKHPNLSPDYPLMFQVSLPIPPLKQPTRIVKVPTLSNMTSPFSNLTNANTTIPRFVHYYEIEIKPFQHSIYPDLSPANLVGYDGISPGPTIMVPRGTESVVRFVNNAHANSSVHLHGSYSRAPFDGWAEDTTAPGEYKDYYFPNRQSGRMMWYHDHAVHITAENAYMGQAGVYLVHDPAEDALNLPSGYGEYDIPLVLAAKQYNLDGTLFSTVGERISLWGDVIHVNGQPWPFLNVEPRKYRFRFLNAAVSRSFSLYFVKTSNAGGLNAKLPFKVIASDSGLLEKPVQTSYMYISMAERYEIVFDFSSHAGQTIELRNFAKAGGAGVEDDYQDTDKVMRFVVSNTTASADTSVVPAQLRTVPFPRPKTRRKIDQHFKFHRANGQWLINGVGFAEANNRILANVPRGTVEIWELENTTDGWSHPIHVHLVDFRVIWRRREGRRVEKYESEGLKDVVWLGREETVLVEAHYAPWDGVYMFHCHNLIHEDDDMMAAFNVTALPDFGYNNFSAKFLDPMEPRWRAKPFAVADFTARTGPFSGVAIDQKVKDFAASDAYRHADEIMDGLDQYWRTASQPVRSTSTRSSATNTRSTSSTGTRTTTTSRATTTSRATTSTPTTRNLSTGFKQPLVHSLQNHGTVRRHSRHCRRA; encoded by the exons ATGGTGCTGTTCAGTTATCTCAAGCTCGCAGCCCTTGCAGTGGCACTGGCCTCCCATCTTTCAAAAGCCCACCTCTTGCATCGTCCTGAAGATGCTTCTTCAGAAAAGATCACGGGCAGCCATGATCACCTCGGATTTCGTTCAGAAACAGAGGACCACCATCTGGTCAAGAGGAAGCACCCAAACCTGAGCCCAGACTACCCGCTCATGTTCCAAGTCTCACTTCCTATCCCTCCTCTGAAGCAACCCACCCG AATTGTCAAAGTCCCCACTCTGTCCAACATGACCTCCCCGTTCTCGAACCTTACCAATGCCAACACCACGATTCCAAGGTTTGTGCATTACTACGAGATTGAGATCAAGCCCTTCCAGCACTCCATCTACCCGGATCTCAGTCCCGCCAATCTTGTCGGCTACGATGGCATCTCTCCCGGTCCCACCATCATGGTGCCACGAGGGACCGAGTCCGTCGTTCGCTTCGTCAACAACGCCCACGCCAACAGCTCCGTTCACCTCCACGGATCCTATTCTCGCGCTCCCTTTGATGGTTGGGCCGaggacaccaccgcccctgGGGAGTACAAGGACTATTACTTCCCGAACCGGCAGTCGGGCAGGATGATGTGGTATCACGACCACGCAGTGCACATT ACAGCAGAGAACGCCTACATGGGCCAAGCAGGCGTGTATCTCGTCCACGACCCAGCAGAAGatgccctcaacctcccttCCGGCTATGGCGAATACGAcatccccctcgtcctcgcaGCCAAACAGTACAACCTCGACGGGACACTGTTCTCCACTGTCGGGGAGAGAATCAGCCTCTGGGGTGATGTCATCCACGTCAACGGCCAGCCGTGGCCCTTTCTGAACGTCGAGCCACGCAAGTACCGGTTCCGGTTCCTCAACGCGGCCGTGTCAAGATCGTTCTCGCTATACTTTGTCAAGACAAGCAATGCCGGCGGGCTCAACGCCAAACTTCCCTTCAAGGTCATTGCGAGCGATTCGGGGCTGTTGGAGAAGCCAGTTCAGACTTCGTACATG TACATCTCCATGGCCGAGCGCTATGAAATCGTTTTCGACTTCTCCTCCCACGCCGGACAGACCATCGAGCTCCGCAACTTTGCCAAAGCCGGCGGCGCCGGGGTCGAGGACGACTACCAAGACACAGACAAGGTCATGCGCTTTGTGGTTTCCAACACCACTGCCAGCGCCGACACCTCCGTTGTCCCTGCCCAACTCCGCACCGTTCCGTTTCCCCGTCCCAAGACAAGGAGAAAGATTGACCAGCACTTCAAGTTCCACCGCGCCAACGGTCAATGGCTCATCAATGGCGTTGGCTTCGCGGAGGCCAACAACCGTATCCTTGCCAACGTCCCCCGCGGCACGGTTGAGATCTGGGAGTTGGAGAACACTACCGATGGCTGGTCTCACCCAATTCACGTGCATTTGGTGGACTTTCGGGTTATCTGGCGTCGGCGGGAGGGTAGGCGCGTGGAGAAATACGAAAGTGAGGGGCTCAAGGATGTCGTATGGCTTGGGAGAGAGGAaacggtgctggtggaggctCATTACGCTCCCTGGGACGGCGTGTACATGTTCCATTGCCACAACCTCATCCACGAGGACGACGATATGATGGCCGCATTCAATGTTACTGCGTTGCCTGACTTTGGGTACAACAACTTCTCTGCCAAGTTCTTGGATCCCATGGagccgaggtggagggcaAAGCCGTTTGCCGTGGCAGACTTTACCGCACGGACAGGGCCATTCTCAGGGGTGGCGATTGACCAAAAGGTGAAAGACTTTGCTGCGTCGGACGCCTATAGGCATGCCGACGAGATCATGGATGGCTTGGATCAATACTGGAGGACCGCCAGCCAGCCTGTTCGGAGCACAAGTACACGATCATCTGCAACCAATACCCGATCGACCTCGAGCACAGGGACGCGAACCACTACCACATCTAGGGCAACGACGACATCGAgggcaacaacatcaacgccgACAACTCGAAATTTAAGCACCGGCTTCAAGCAACCACTCGTTCATTCATTACAAAATCATGGGACAGTTCGGCGACACAGTCGACACTGCCGCCGCGCTTAA